The Ptiloglossa arizonensis isolate GNS036 chromosome 4, iyPtiAriz1_principal, whole genome shotgun sequence genome contains the following window.
TTCATATTAACTTTGTCTACAACACGCGTATTTAAAAAAGACTAGATAGTATTTCGTTAACACTACTAGATGGTTATACGTCGAGTATCCATTCTTTCAGGTTTATTAAGCATTTAGTTCCCATATAGGAGTCTTTTTCGAACATGCATTTGTCTCTGTTGGGTCAACCTTACAGGTGAGTCCACGAATAACTTAGAATGAAACACCTAGAAACTGTATGCTCTCATTGCAAATACTTTTtgtaaaagtttcgaaaaagaaatatgtacttagaaatATCGTTACGAataatatgtttaaaatgtttcaatttgaATCTGTTTTAAGAAATGTATCACGTATCGCATACTTAACTGCATTTTTCTTCTAGTTCAAAATTGTAATCCGTCTACAACATCCTGTAAGTAGTTAATTATTGAATGCTACAGAATCCGTGTACggtttaaataaatgaataaatacgtatttaaattCGTGAACGAGTGGTATTTCTAACAGTACAGTGTTCAACTTGTCCTTAAAAACGGTCTAATATAGCGTAGCGAATGCTCGGGTAGTTTCGTAATCGTGTAAATTATTTCTACCCTAGTAATTTAGCCGCGTGGCACCCGCTACACCCTAATTAACGAAGCGGGAGGGGAAAGAGAAAAATGCGAGCGAACCAATAACAAGCAACGTTCTGGAAAACAGTAACGGCTAATAACGGCCAATAGATTCGGCAAGCGCGTTTGCTCGATTTTGTGCGCGGCAACGCGATTTCCTGTTTCGTTTTGGAGGTCGTGTTGTTCGATCGAGATTAATTCAATTGTACCGTGGACCGCATCCGTTCCCACGACTTTATCAGGATCTATCTATGTACGGGTCGCGTGTGGGCTCCGCGATGGGAAGCACAGGATATTCCCGacaaagagtacacatacatgTAATTGAAATGCGCGGCTAGATCAAGTGGTAAATGAATTGACGAAATCCGTTTATCCGTATGTCCATCCGTACGGAATTGGAATAAGCTTATAAAGTGTCGAATGTTCGACGACATGCGCGGTATCATCAAATCGACGTCACGCCAGCGTTTCGAAAGTTCCAGTTTGCGACCATTTTGGTTTGTCGATTTACATTTATATGATCGTTTTATAAACGCGACGAGTTTAGCTCACTTTAATGTCAATGATACGATTCGCCGATTAAAACCTCGCGTACAATCCTGTACATTTTTTGTATATTGCTTCATCTACGATGATTACATTTTTTAGCCACGATATGGTTTTGCTTGAATTACTAAAATCGAATGCAATTTGTATATTGTGTATCGATTATGTTCATGTTGCATATCGATCTATCCATGTAGAAACAAACGAAATTAAGTAGATTAATAAATAGTAAATaacaaacgaaaataaaaatttctatttcaaacaaaagttacattttttattttgaagaaacattatttaaataagatataaataatttatttgttatttgtGAATAACATGTTATTGCTTTATTTACGCGTAAAAAAAGTGTATACTTACAGTGTATACTTTAAACATAATATTGAAACACTCTAGTTTCACATTTTGGTTAATGATAcatgtatgaatatttattactaCCTTACGAAGATGCGAGAATATACTAggtgaataatttaaattaattctctTAAATATCTTgggaattatttattatatcaaaaaatatttcaattgaaaGTTGTACGATTTAAAGGATAAGAATTTGATAAGaatctttttaaaatataattatgtgTTTTTCAACAAACAAATCGATTCAGCTCATCAGATCCTATAAAAAAACTATTGAGCCATTTGTGCTGAAAAATCATTCGTAGAAGatacaatttgaatttcaatacTGTAAAATGATATTCTATTCCAATaccatttcttaaaattttttctCACGGAGACAAAGTAAACATTGGTAAATACTAGAATGAATATCTCAATAGGTAGAAGGAATTATATTCCACATATTCAATCTAAAAAATCTACGAGAAATCTCTCTACATGGAATCTCTACAGTAGTACCATCGCGAAAATTCTTTGGTTGACACCCTTCTGTTTCTTTACCTTCAATCCGCAACGTGACACAGGTAGAACccaaaatttttaaaagaaatatgtcgatatcgataaaaatcatcTTTCTCGTCTGACAGAAGTCAACTTCGTTCGATGTCTTCTCTTCTTTCTGCGTGGCTGTATCAGAAAGAATACCAAATGGAATAGCTTATCGACCGTTAACATTGGCATGCGACCAGTTCATCGACAAAGCGAACATAACGTGACTAGCTTCCTCTATTTTTCGGTTCCTTGTGGCAGCAGAAAAGTTATCGCGGTCTAACGGAATACGTAGCGCGCTAGCCGAAAGATAAATTTACGATATCGCTGAAGCTGTTGCGTTCGTTCTGCGATGGAACTCTCGCGCGaactacatatgtatgtatgtctgCAGGATGTTACGTGGGGCCAAATAATTTCCCGAGTAAACTAAAGCCAGGTAGGTGATCGCTTTGCTAAagttaacaggaattttttttcattcgtttaacTCCCTACGTGGAAACCCCTACGTTTAAGAGGTTGTTGTCATAATGTAAATTATCGATTCGCTGCTGTGAATGTTCAGTTACCATCTGCTAGGCGATTGGCTAAATTGGTCGTTCACGTTACGCCATCGGTTAGAATATCGGTAACTTTAATTAGCTGTTCTCAAAGCACCGTTATAAGACAATGCTCCATACAATTTTACATATTGAACACAAACgtaacacacacacatatatgcaCAAGACAGCCTAAAAGTCACGCTAAAAATACACTTAATGCATACAGAACACACACGAGATACAGTGGTTAGGCGACAGTACTGTCTTTGCACCCACTGGTAAGAGAATCATCTTGTACAAGTTCGACCACACAACCTTCTAATCGTGTACCTTGAGCTATTTTAATTCTGGCagcatatttttcattcgtggTACGATAAATCGATagcaaaaattgtacaattttcctcTCCTTTTAATAGCTTGCTGCAAAGGGAAGGCTTCCGCTTTCTTATTCATTGTaaaagaaattgcgaaaaaaattgattaaactttgtggaattgtttaaatttgaacaattttcgaagaaaaggaCTAGTACAAAaagcattttcgagaaaattcaatccatggttgagaaagtagtAAGTCTTTAAAACGAGCCTAGATGCTGCTGTATGATTTTTTTCCATAAAGTTACAGAGTACAAATATCGACAATTTTCGGCTTAAAATTAGAGATCCTTTAATTTTACTGCGAATTGTATATATTAAGTTGTTCcaaaagtttctttcgttttatcAGTGATTAATACATACACGGTAAtttatattctatattatattACTGAGTTATATACAATCTATTTAACTCTGTTAACTTTCTCCACTTCTCCGGAAGTCAGATAACGTCATCTTACCAAAACTTCTTTGGTTTGCTTGCAAAATATTGTTTCAAGtgcatttttatacaatttattgaaTTAAACTGTTCATTgcgatgaaaatttttcaacgacagAGATAGATACTAATCAAATAGGACAATGTCCGGAGAGTAGAGAGGATGAGGTAGAACATCCTAATAAAATGTTAACAATTTATTTCTGATTAAGATTGAAACGGTTCTAAAAATGACTCTTTCAAACTGTTATATTTCGGTTCTGATCGAAACAGTTACGAAGAaccgaaataattttataacatttacgAGATACGAAGATTCTGAATTATATTGGTTTCGGTTCCGGTTCTATAACAGTTAAATTTCAGTTCTATAACAGATATATAGATATTGATCCTGTGTCCTATcatcttttcttctttcaatttaGTTCTTTCTGTGTCAATCGAAGTATCCATAtaagtatattaataattaagtgTTAGTCACTAGTTATTTAATTAGTCTTAATTAATAGTTATTAACGATAACTCTTTAAAGCTATTAATATAATAAGCCGCAAAAAGTGCAACattcgtaaatattttgaaGTGTGCAACGACAGTATAAAAATGCGTTGTTCAGATGAAAGCTATTCTGCAACAatattgtttctattttttattcgattatagATTCATTATTTAAGATTCGTGCTACTAATTTGCAAaagcattgaaaaattaattgtccAAACGAATTCTGGTTGGTAAAAtagtagaaaaaattgaaaaatagaatTACTCGAGTGAACAATTCAATGCGAATTCTAAAGTGACAGAAGTTGATTCGATTGACTTGTACATACGACTAATCACTATGTGCGGACGATCATATTCGTTTTAGACAATAAAGTATTTTGCAATATCATTAGTATAGCATTGTCTGAGGATAAATCAAAAACATTAAtgtaaaacaaatattttttcccgtagattatataaaatttaattttccaatttgttTGTGTTTGAACATATGTAGCCAAGACGTTAATTTGTCTTTTTTTAATTGGatcaattattaatttaatgcaattttattttcttacttctaaGATTGGTCTAACAGGCGAAATAACCAGGgacgttatttaaaatttgataagCGTAAATGTCATTCTATTGTAACAAATAATTGTCAGCAGTTAAACTGACGATAACTTTTAGCTGACGATAATTAGCTGTTAAGCTAATTATAGGGTAAAATATActaatatataaataacaaCAATATTAAATAACTATTGATTATTACATTAGTAATACTGAATAGTCGAATTGAGTCGTACTCGTGATTTCTATAActacaatttttgtgttaagttttTTAAATAGGAATTTATTATTGCAATTCCGCAGCTATAGATGACAATGAATTTCTGATAAAATCACAGATTTCGCGGGATTTGCGTTACGAGGTGGAAGTTCCCCGTGGGATAATATAGCGAATTTTAGAAACAATGTTCAGTATTACTCGAGAGTATGTCGCAAGGAAATACTCGGTGTCACGATCAGAAAATGTTTTTCTTATTGTTTATATTTTGCATGTTACGATGGTGCGCGGTACAGGTGAGGATAAAACAATTAAAGAATTTTGTTTTTGTCGGTGGTTTTCGTGGAGAAGCCAAATTATGAGTTATAATTTTGTGCAAAATCAGAAATTTGCGGTTAAAGAAGTGATATAGAATTGGACACGAagaaaagtttaaaataatattactgaAATTTTGTTCAGATTTTATCGTAGTTTGGGATTATTGCAAAATCCAATAAATATTCTAACGTAATAGTGCCCTTTCTTATTACTGTTCATAAGTATACAAATCTaaagatttattattaattgtgGATATCGAATTTTTTGTTAAAAGATTACGTTGTGTTAAAATGAATGTTTCTTATGTAATTTCTAGTACTATTTAAGCAGTCTTTTGCTATACAGTGAATCAGgtttgaatatatattttcgcatttttgtttCTTCCTTTAGATTTTGTTTTATCGTTAATTGTACGTAATAcagttttctttttagtcgattGTGCTACAAGCAAACATATGTTTTGTTATGAAGCAATTGTTTTGTAACAAATCCAAATACAGTACGAATGTTATATTTTCCATGAAAAAATGAGGATCAATGTTTCAACATCTGATAATATCAGCCTAAACATTCATACTGTATGTTATTTAAAAATGCATTTACAAAATAGAATAAGGGTTCACAGATTGCTAGCTATGCATATTACGAACATTGAACGTGCTGTCCcttgtaaatttttttccattaaaccgtataatttttaataaaaattctacacgGTTGACATATTGAAGCAACTAACAACAAATATCTTTCGTGAAATGTAATCAAGAGTTAAGTGTCTTTGTATTCTAGTGACGTAGTAACGATACAACTTGTTCTTTTCTAGTATCGCAAAACTTTTCAATTCGAAAAGGTTTCTTATACTTCTTCTGGAATCTTCCAGTTCGTCGAGTATGACTAGTTCGAGAACTAATTACATTACCAGACACTATTCTAATTAACTGTATATATTGAAATTGGATATACTGTGTATAGTATTCATGGTGATTTCCACtttgaagaataaataaaagaaagtagCCTCTTGGCATTATTTTACGCTGTATACATTTATGATTGTGTATAAACTACACGTTCCATGAAGTTTATATACTTTCCACATTGATTTCTAATATTCGTCGATAAAgactttttctatattttaactGTTTATTGTTCATACAAGGCTGAACTTGACTTGATTATTGACGACGCTTCGTGTGTATATGCCAATGAGGAGTATGTCAAACCAGGTTCATGCTCGATAGAGGTGAATGATGACAGCGAATACGAGACAAGCTTGACTACACACGTGGAGATTATAAAACAGTTCCCTGAGGGTCTTAAGGTACGTACTCACAAcactttttgtaatgagtaagttatgtaattaattaaaacgAGTAAGACGTTTAAACGTGCGacatatttgaaacatttccaGCGcggtacaaaataataatacccttaaaataataatttatttaaacgaaactaACAATAGCtcagttcagattataatatatagtttattataatatacagaaATCTCACGTATACAATAGTGATTGTACATACAAGAATATAAAgtcgaaataaagaaatatatgttACAATATAACTtggtgtgaacgacgacagtgtgacGGGACTTTTACGTGTCACTTGGTAAAATagatatttgaaacaaaaataattccacTAAGGATTATTAAACAGATGAATCATTTCAATTAAAAAACGATTTTATTGTCACGTGAATCTACTTGACTTTAACTTGAGTCAACATCCTGTCGCCAGATCGTCTTACAAAGTAAGCAACCGCAACAAAAAACGAGTTCTTGTGATTTGTGAAAGTTTACATGTAATGTAAGTCAAAtaagtgaacaatttttattattcacgaGTCACGAAAGTTTTTGTACATGCCCTAAAAtggtaattttataaaaagtaaacaataattttgtataatattatgtttatttattaatatgtacgatattattaattaatctatataaaaatgtattgtttttttttttaagaatattttatacagTTAGGAAAAAACGAAATATGTATTCCACAAGTGTTCGTACACTAATATGAAATTAATACACCTAGTACATTTAGTAAAACACATGTCCCTGTTATCCAATCGAGCTCATATTTTAcaggaattatttttatatacatacatacatacattgtaACCATTTTAGAAGGATGAGACTAAGCATTTTCGCAAAATATGTCGACATGTCGAATTTTTCATTGCTACATTTTTCACAGGCACGAGGTAATGTAAACGGAATTCAGATGGGCGAATATACGAATGACATTGGACTTCATGTACAAATGGACCTTTGTGACGAAGCATTCAGTGGTCATAACATAGCACGTGTCATAGTAGAAGGAATCAACATAAATCCTAAAAATTGCCCCCCAGAACCGGTATGTAAACAATTAAGTGTAACAAGACCccaaaaattgtaaatagaaaaattaattgctaAAGCGTGAATTATATGTTAGACTTTAGCAGCATGCTCGTATCGGTTATTACGTTTCGACATTGCGTTAGTTTCTGGAGTAGATTTATTTCTTTCCAAAAACTTAAAATGTTGAAAATCCTTTCGATTTTATAGAAATTGTCGATCAAATTATTCCTCAACTAATCATTTTCGCATGTTCAAGACTCGTGGATTTTTG
Protein-coding sequences here:
- the LOC143146030 gene encoding uncharacterized protein LOC143146030, with amino-acid sequence MFFLLFIFCMLRWCAVQAELDLIIDDASCVYANEEYVKPGSCSIEVNDDSEYETSLTTHVEIIKQFPEGLKARGNVNGIQMGEYTNDIGLHVQMDLCDEAFSGHNIARVIVEGININPKNCPPEPGIYGKADYVIDNFEGLPDSFLTGKYLLNVTILNEDTLFLNYFIYVSVL